The following are encoded together in the Plasmodium brasilianum strain Bolivian I chromosome 10, whole genome shotgun sequence genome:
- a CDS encoding hypothetical protein (Plasmodium exported protein), translated as MTKKKYNSTIIESYQRSYQIDRNSIIKKDSEDLKKYHMEDKTNKIFFIFIKVITVVLICSSNYDDEATNDGKSWFKKTNLNNELNVRCNRKLTEGISDIEKRYEYINEQLERLLKYDDNSLLKNLKRLKNNSTFKNESCESLENDHFKDSYNNKSMNKDNLENRHILDNNNKKSSKTSKYYGKYDDISSEFLKYKKISDDEFNKSKSGDQFKEGISVMGKNNIKLVNQDNALRYYKEFKNQKGKSKMDNDFENKFKRTKHNEDDDTEDYEFRHNDNSVWEVEPLKHYDEFKSQVDESKFDEDFKNQFGEKKHKENVKNLSYNFENNDEFGSEFDTLNDNENSKKQFDEFKYSLDDIRNHNELIENGSSPKTLDESQCDIDFSAEYKTIMKHANDDDKRHDAVNYYKEFKKEVDNSILEEGFKNNVGRIRPDNKDNIQLNKHKSNDNDKNQPNKSKTYDNEENGSNNSQFNDNDRNKYNKPQTDNTINRQCDRLRDDINYEDGIDASEADSEKPSTELKKDDVSEKRYEALECTETDFNDLYDSLKYEDGELENLQSTLKNYNNSDKQPDHLMKSAKLKNEGKTVKTSDHLNSPKRSGNSYNIIIRGDTKRGKRIKEPMYEEDKNCNKELAFGLICVLIVILIYYNIKSLKCHRIKRILKKFSKSNNFKI; from the exons atgaccaaaaaaaaatataactcaACAATCATTGAGAGTTATCAAAGGAGCTACCAAATAGATAGAAACtctattattaaaaaggatTCAGAAGATTTAAAGAAGTATCATATGGAAGATAAAACGaacaaaatattctttatttttattaaagttaTTACTGttgttttaatttgttcatctaattatgatgatgaa GCTACGAACGATGGTAAATCATGGTTTaagaaaacaaatttaaataatgaattaaatgtAAGATGTAACAGAAAGTTAACTGAAGGAATCTCAGATATTGAAAAAagatatgaatatataaacgaACAACTAGAAAGGTTGTTGAAATATGATGATAATTCCCttttaaaaaacttaaaaagattaaaaaataattccacttttaaaaatgaatcaTGCGAATCATTAGAAAATGATCATTTTAAGgatagttataataataaatctaTGAATAAGGATAATTTGGAAAACAGACATATTcttgataataataataaaaaatcatcTAAAACATCTAAATATTATGGAAAATATGATGATATATCTTCtgaatttttaaagtataaaaaGATTTCTGATGAtgaatttaataaatcaaaatcTGGTGATCAATTTAAGGAAGGAATAAGTGTAATgggaaaaaacaatataaaattggTTAATCAAGATAATGCGTTAAGGTACTATAAGGAATTTAAAAATCAAAAAGGTAAATCAAAAATGGACAAtgattttgaaaataaatttaaaagaacaaaacaCAATGAAGATGATGACACAGAAGATTATGAATTTAGACATAATGACAATTCTGTTTGGGAGGTTGAACCATTAAAGCATTACGATGAATTTAAAAGTCAGGTTGATGAATCAAAATTTGATGAAGATTTTAAAAATCAATTTGgtgaaaaaaaacataaagaaaatgtaaagaatctatcatataattttgaaaataatgatgaaTTTGGCAGTGAATTTGATACtttaaatgataatgaaaattcGAAGAAGCAATTTGATGAATTTAAATATAGCCTTGATGACATTAGAAATCATAATGAGTTAATAGAGAACGGGAGCTCACCTAAAACATTGGATGAATCACAATGCGATATTGACTTTAGTGCTGAATATAAAACGATAATGAAACATGCTAATGATGATGACAAACGACATGATGcagtaaattattataaagagtttaaaaaagaagttGATAACTCAATACTTGAAGAGGGCTTTAAGAACAACGTCGGTAGAATAAGACCAGATAATAAGGATAACATACAActtaataaacataaatctaatgataatgataagaATCAAccaaataaatcaaaaactTATGATAATGAAGAGAACGGTAGTAATAATTCGCAatttaatgataatgataggaataaatataataaacccCAAACTGATAATACTATTAATAGGCAATGTGATAGGTTAAGAgatgatataaattatgaagaTGGAATTGATGCATCAGAAGCTGATTCTGAGAAGCCATCAActgaattaaaaaaggatgaTGTTTCTGAGAAACGTTATGAGGCATTAGAATGTACTGAAACTGATTTTAACGATCTGTAtgattcattaaaatatgagGATGGTGAACTTGAAAATTTACAATCCacgttaaaaaattataataattcgGACAAACAACCGGATCATTTAATGAAATCTGCCAAATTAAAGAATGAAGGTAAAACAGTGAAAACATCAGATCATTTAAATAGTCCTAAGCGTAGTGgaaattcatataatataataataagagGGGATACTAAAAGGGGAAAACGAATAAAAGAACCAATGTATGAAGAGGATAAAAATT GTAATAAAGAACTAGCGTTCGGTTTAATATGTGTACTTattgtaatattaatttattataatattaaatcaCTGAAGTGCCATAGAATAAAAaggattttaaaaaaatttagtaaaagtaataattttaaaatatag